From Acidimicrobiales bacterium, one genomic window encodes:
- a CDS encoding methionyl-tRNA formyltransferase — protein MARLVYLGTPEVGVPPLRALAAAGHEIVLVVSQPDRRRGRGADLVAAPVKRAATELGLPVSDRVDDVLGTGAELGVVVAFGRLIKPHVLAEVPMVNLHFSLLPRWRGAAPVERALLAGDDVTGVCLMQLEEGLDTGPVYECAEVPVTDEDTLESLRSRLVDIGTEMLVRRLASGPAGLGPPRVQEGEATYAAKLDPAELRIDWTRPARELGRLVRLGSAWTTAGGRRLRVLTAQPAPGGPPPGAVDGTLVGTGDGALRLVRVQPGGKAAMAAEDWVRGARLPPGAVLGD, from the coding sequence ATGGCCCGGCTCGTGTACCTCGGCACCCCGGAGGTGGGCGTCCCGCCGCTGCGGGCCCTGGCCGCCGCCGGCCACGAGATCGTCCTGGTGGTGAGCCAGCCCGACCGGCGCCGGGGGCGGGGGGCGGACCTGGTGGCCGCACCCGTCAAGCGGGCCGCGACCGAGCTCGGACTCCCGGTCTCCGACCGGGTCGACGACGTGCTCGGGACCGGGGCGGAGCTCGGCGTCGTGGTGGCCTTCGGCCGGCTGATCAAGCCGCACGTCCTGGCCGAGGTGCCCATGGTCAACCTCCACTTCTCCCTCCTCCCGCGGTGGCGGGGGGCGGCGCCGGTGGAACGGGCGCTCCTGGCGGGGGACGACGTGACCGGGGTGTGCCTGATGCAGCTGGAGGAGGGCCTCGACACCGGCCCGGTCTACGAGTGCGCCGAGGTCCCGGTCACCGACGAGGACACCCTGGAGTCGCTGCGCTCCCGGCTGGTCGACATCGGGACCGAGATGCTGGTGCGGCGCCTGGCATCCGGCCCCGCCGGCCTGGGGCCTCCCCGGGTCCAGGAGGGGGAGGCGACCTATGCCGCCAAGCTCGACCCGGCGGAGCTGCGGATCGACTGGACCCGCCCGGCCCGGGAGCTGGGCCGCCTGGTGCGGCTCGGCTCGGCGTGGACGACGGCGGGCGGGCGCCGGCTGCGGGTCCTCACCGCCCAGCCGGCCCCGGGCGGACCTCCCCCCGGGGCGGTGGACGGGACTCTGGTCGGGACCGGAGACGGCGCCCTCCGCCTGGTCCGGGTCCAGCCCGGGGGAAAGGCGGCGATGGCGGCCGAGGACTGGG